A single genomic interval of candidate division TA06 bacterium harbors:
- the typA gene encoding translational GTPase TypA yields the protein MSNNNDKMIRNIAIIAHVDHGKTTLVDALLRQSGTFRDNEEVPELVMDSNPLERERGITIFSKNASIHYRGYKINIVDTPGHADFGSEVERVLSMVDGVLLLVDAVDGPMPQTRFVLSKSLKLNLKPIVVINKVDRTESRPHWALDQIFDLFVSLDASDEQLDFPVVYSSGKNGTATNDLQHPQKNILPLLDTIVDKVPEPQGNPGEPFQMLVTSIDYNDYVGRMAIGRILHGSIRVAGKASRIRRDGSIETGKITKLYGFEGLKRIEIEEAGSGDIVAMAGFEDVDIGETIADPEKPEALHYVDIDLPTIAMLFSVNTSPFAGQEGQYVTSRQLRDRLYRELKSNVGLKIDDTGSPDSMKVSGRGELHLSILIETMRREGYELAVSRPEVIMREIEGKLCEPFEYLVIDVDDAYVGPVMERLGGRKAEMQNMKADGKGRTRLEFIIPARGLIGFRGQFLTDTRGTGIMHHNFESYQPYKGEINTTQNGVLVAMETGVAASYSLDGIQERGMMFVGPGDRVYEGMIVGERPKENDLVVNLTKQKKLGNQRSSGSEEAIRLTPPKIMTLEEALEFIADDELVEVTPKSIRLRKKILADIDRRRARRVKPEEME from the coding sequence ATGTCAAATAACAACGACAAAATGATCCGGAACATAGCCATCATTGCCCACGTGGACCACGGCAAGACCACCCTGGTGGACGCCCTGCTCCGGCAGAGCGGCACATTCCGCGACAACGAAGAAGTGCCGGAACTGGTGATGGACTCCAACCCCCTGGAACGGGAGCGGGGGATCACCATCTTCTCCAAGAACGCCTCCATTCATTACCGGGGATACAAGATCAACATCGTGGACACACCGGGCCATGCCGACTTCGGCTCCGAGGTGGAGCGGGTGCTTTCCATGGTGGACGGAGTGCTGCTACTGGTGGACGCGGTGGACGGCCCCATGCCCCAGACCCGCTTCGTGCTTTCCAAGTCGCTGAAGCTGAACCTCAAGCCCATCGTGGTGATCAACAAGGTGGACCGGACCGAGTCCCGGCCCCACTGGGCGCTTGACCAGATCTTCGATCTGTTCGTCTCGCTGGACGCCAGCGACGAGCAGCTGGATTTTCCGGTGGTCTATTCCTCGGGCAAGAACGGCACCGCCACCAACGACCTGCAGCATCCCCAGAAGAACATCCTGCCGCTGTTGGACACCATAGTGGACAAGGTGCCGGAGCCCCAGGGCAATCCCGGAGAGCCTTTCCAGATGCTGGTGACCTCCATCGACTACAATGATTACGTGGGCCGGATGGCCATCGGCCGCATCCTGCACGGCTCCATCAGGGTGGCGGGCAAGGCCTCCAGGATCAGGCGCGACGGCAGCATCGAGACCGGCAAGATCACCAAGCTCTACGGTTTTGAAGGCCTGAAACGGATCGAGATCGAGGAGGCCGGCTCCGGCGACATCGTGGCCATGGCGGGCTTCGAGGACGTGGACATCGGCGAGACCATAGCCGACCCCGAGAAGCCCGAGGCTTTGCACTATGTGGACATAGACCTGCCCACCATCGCCATGCTGTTCTCGGTCAACACCAGCCCCTTTGCCGGGCAGGAGGGCCAGTACGTGACCTCCCGCCAGCTGCGGGACCGGCTGTACCGTGAGCTGAAATCCAACGTGGGACTCAAGATCGACGACACCGGCTCGCCCGATTCCATGAAGGTCTCGGGGCGGGGCGAGCTGCACCTCTCCATCCTGATAGAGACCATGCGGCGCGAGGGCTACGAGCTGGCGGTCTCCCGGCCCGAGGTGATCATGCGGGAGATCGAGGGCAAGCTGTGCGAGCCATTTGAATACCTGGTGATAGATGTGGACGACGCCTACGTGGGCCCGGTGATGGAGCGGCTGGGCGGACGCAAGGCCGAGATGCAGAACATGAAGGCCGACGGCAAGGGCCGCACCCGGCTGGAATTCATCATACCGGCCCGGGGACTGATAGGATTCAGGGGCCAGTTTTTGACCGACACCCGGGGCACCGGGATCATGCACCACAATTTCGAAAGCTACCAGCCCTACAAGGGCGAGATCAACACCACCCAGAACGGGGTGCTGGTGGCCATGGAGACCGGGGTGGCCGCCTCCTATTCTCTGGACGGCATCCAGGAGCGGGGGATGATGTTCGTGGGGCCGGGCGACAGGGTCTACGAGGGCATGATAGTGGGCGAGCGGCCCAAGGAGAACGACCTGGTGGTCAACCTGACCAAGCAAAAAAAGCTTGGCAACCAGCGGTCCTCCGGCTCGGAGGAGGCCATCCGGCTGACCCCGCCCAAGATCATGACCCTGGAGGAGGCGCTGGAGTTCATTGCCGACGACGAGCTGGTGGAGGTGACCCCCAAGTCCATCCGGCTGCGCAAGAAGATCCTGGCCGACATAGACCGCAGAAGGGCCAGAAGGGTGAAGCCGGAGGAAATGGAGTAA
- a CDS encoding DUF559 domain-containing protein, protein MPIKPKQSVTRFQRVNPEKLALAKALRRNMTLAECCFWNAVRANKIDGMHFHRQQVIDGFIADFYCGDQRLVVEIDGGIHETQKDYDNMRENALKKNGLRIIRFSNQEVINNIDLVIQKLKIYVREILTRQRALFYPPTQNTTPIYRGG, encoded by the coding sequence ATGCCAATTAAACCTAAACAAAGCGTAACCCGTTTTCAGAGAGTGAACCCGGAAAAGCTGGCCCTGGCCAAGGCGTTGCGTCGCAATATGACCTTGGCCGAATGCTGTTTTTGGAATGCAGTCAGGGCCAACAAAATCGATGGTATGCATTTCCACCGTCAGCAGGTCATAGATGGATTCATTGCCGACTTTTATTGCGGCGACCAGAGGCTGGTGGTGGAGATAGACGGCGGGATCCATGAAACCCAGAAAGACTACGACAACATGAGAGAAAATGCTTTAAAGAAAAACGGATTGAGGATTATCCGGTTCTCAAACCAAGAAGTGATCAACAACATCGATCTGGTCATTCAAAAATTGAAAATATATGTCAGGGAAATATTAACCAGGCAACGGGCATTATTTTATCCGCCTACGCAGAACACCACCCCGATTTATCGGGGTGGATGA
- a CDS encoding HEAT repeat domain-containing protein: MCNAALNQEYLLGEKIDRVKLIVYGTVKEIRPIAAKVNAKSRDSVITSDYLYKVEWEQSLKGPLNPKAKDRIIYLLQTDEYKSAKRILTEGQKVLFFLSQGTSSASYLSKNKINPKSCYSLFGGKQGAVILSDTALPAYAKAITGYSNAKKAKPKQRPAKWAALLGQEPAGIRESALSELLGTVYYPAEPALIKILGDSNLSSLAFQNLQNYSPDSLSLHLDSLMVHKRSKARIVKINLLKVIAPIRQEQVFKHLLKSLKDDDFEIRACAARGLDGWNDKKAVKSLKKALEDEDDYVRLAAYEALLKQGFKIEKKEGGRYKITGEPQK; encoded by the coding sequence ATGTGCAATGCTGCGCTGAACCAGGAGTACCTGCTGGGCGAGAAGATCGACCGGGTCAAGCTGATAGTTTACGGCACAGTCAAAGAGATCCGGCCGATAGCAGCCAAGGTCAACGCCAAGTCCCGGGACAGCGTGATCACCAGCGATTACCTTTATAAGGTGGAATGGGAACAGTCCCTAAAAGGCCCGTTAAATCCCAAGGCCAAGGACAGGATCATTTACCTCCTGCAGACCGACGAGTATAAGAGCGCCAAGCGCATTTTGACCGAAGGGCAAAAGGTTTTGTTCTTCTTGTCGCAAGGCACTTCATCCGCCAGCTATCTGTCCAAGAACAAGATCAACCCCAAAAGCTGTTACAGCCTTTTCGGCGGCAAGCAGGGCGCAGTGATCCTGTCCGATACCGCACTGCCTGCTTATGCCAAGGCCATTACCGGATACAGTAATGCCAAAAAAGCCAAACCCAAACAGCGCCCGGCCAAATGGGCTGCCCTGCTGGGGCAGGAACCGGCAGGGATAAGGGAAAGCGCTTTGTCGGAACTTTTGGGAACCGTCTATTATCCGGCCGAGCCGGCCCTGATCAAAATATTGGGAGACTCCAATCTTTCCTCGCTGGCCTTTCAGAATCTGCAGAACTATTCCCCGGACTCCCTGTCCCTGCACTTGGACAGCCTGATGGTTCACAAAAGATCCAAGGCCCGGATAGTGAAGATCAATCTCCTGAAGGTCATCGCCCCCATCCGCCAGGAACAGGTTTTCAAGCACCTGCTGAAATCGCTGAAGGACGATGATTTCGAGATAAGGGCCTGCGCCGCCCGGGGCCTGGACGGCTGGAACGACAAGAAGGCGGTGAAATCCCTGAAGAAAGCCCTGGAGGACGAGGACGATTACGTGCGCCTGGCGGCCTATGAGGCCTTGCTGAAGCAGGGTTTTAAGATAGAGAAGAAAGAGGGCGGGAGGTACAAGATAACCGGGGAGCCCCAAAAGTGA
- a CDS encoding lipoprotein-releasing ABC transporter permease subunit, translating into MSYEFFIAKRYFKAKRRTGFISVMSVLSFAGVTVGVAALLTVLSVMNGAQTELRNKILGTTAHVIILKYQNQSITGYRELVPKINALPEVISSSPFIYTKCMVAKRDKVDGLVLRGVDPELEHGVTDISRNMVAGELKFDTMSSGLPGIILGLDLADRLGAYLGDTLTVTSSQSMKATPFGLIPKTRRFILTGIFDAGMYEYNSTMGYIGLDQAQSFLEMGPAVTGIEVRIKDIYQAPEVGKKITTLLGPQYRYNDWIHLNWSLFSALKLEKTAMFLILALIIIVAALNIISSLIMTVIEKTREIGILKSMGATSRSIMKIFMFQGLLVGGIGTVLGMGLGYSLCLLLAKYQFVTLPADVYFINKLPVQMQAGDFVLVSVSTILITFLAALYPAYKASRLDPIEAIRYE; encoded by the coding sequence ATGTCCTACGAGTTTTTCATAGCCAAAAGGTATTTCAAGGCCAAACGGCGGACCGGGTTCATCTCGGTGATGAGCGTGCTGTCGTTTGCCGGGGTGACGGTGGGCGTGGCCGCCCTGCTGACGGTGCTTTCGGTGATGAACGGGGCCCAGACCGAGCTGCGCAACAAGATCCTGGGCACCACCGCCCACGTCATAATCCTGAAATACCAGAACCAGTCCATCACCGGATACCGGGAACTGGTGCCTAAGATCAACGCACTGCCCGAAGTGATCAGCAGTTCACCCTTCATCTACACCAAGTGCATGGTGGCCAAACGGGACAAAGTGGACGGGCTGGTGCTGAGGGGGGTGGACCCGGAGCTGGAGCACGGTGTCACCGACATTTCCAGGAACATGGTGGCCGGGGAGCTGAAGTTCGATACCATGTCCTCCGGCCTGCCGGGGATCATCCTTGGTTTGGACCTGGCTGACCGGCTGGGGGCCTATCTGGGCGACACCCTGACGGTAACCTCGTCCCAGTCCATGAAAGCCACTCCCTTCGGGCTGATCCCCAAGACCAGGCGCTTCATTTTGACCGGCATCTTCGACGCCGGGATGTACGAGTACAACTCCACCATGGGATACATCGGGCTGGACCAGGCCCAAAGTTTTCTGGAGATGGGCCCGGCGGTCACCGGGATCGAGGTCAGGATCAAGGACATCTATCAGGCCCCTGAGGTTGGCAAGAAGATCACAACACTGCTGGGCCCGCAATACCGCTATAATGACTGGATCCACCTGAACTGGAGCCTGTTCTCGGCCCTAAAGCTGGAGAAGACGGCCATGTTCCTGATCCTGGCCCTGATCATCATCGTGGCGGCGCTGAACATCATCAGCAGTCTGATCATGACCGTGATCGAGAAGACCCGGGAGATCGGGATACTTAAATCCATGGGGGCCACCTCCAGAAGCATCATGAAGATATTCATGTTCCAGGGGCTGCTGGTGGGCGGCATCGGCACAGTCCTGGGCATGGGGCTGGGATACTCTCTGTGCCTGCTTTTGGCCAAATACCAGTTCGTGACCCTGCCGGCAGACGTTTATTTCATCAACAAACTGCCGGTGCAGATGCAGGCCGGGGATTTTGTCCTGGTCTCGGTTTCCACCATACTGATAACTTTCCTGGCGGCCCTTTATCCGGCCTACAAGGCTTCGCGGCTGGATCCGATAGAGGCGATCAGGTACGAATGA
- the lysS gene encoding lysine--tRNA ligase produces the protein MSEHFEQVPERAERLHKLEELRKLGINPYPAKYQATHTAAQILKDADQFIVSQETVDIAGRITAVRGHGKASFFQLSDPSGKIQCYAKLDIVGAEAYQAFKLYDIGDFVGVQGPVFKTHTGEFTVQAQKLTLLSKSLLPLPEKYHGLQNVDTRFRKRYLDLIANPEVKELFIKRTKFVKSLRDFLDSRGFMEVETPVMELVPGGADAQPFITHHNTLDLDLFLRISLELHLKRLIVGGYPKVYEIGRVFRNEGMSTQHLQEFTLMEFYWAYVDYQTLMDFTEEMYCHIIKETFGTLEIKYQDQVLNFNRPWPRYDYRQLLIDKAGIDLDKFPTAESLKPELEKHGIKPDPKLGRGRLIDQLYKKMIRPSLIQPCFLIDHPLDISPLAKKHADRPNYTQRFQPIFAGAEIGNAFSELNDPLDQRIRFEEQARLREKGDAEAQMYDADFVEALEHGMPPCGGFGVGIDRFFAIVSNSETVREVVFFPTMKPE, from the coding sequence ATGTCCGAACATTTTGAACAGGTGCCGGAGCGGGCCGAGCGGCTTCACAAACTGGAAGAACTCCGCAAGTTGGGGATCAACCCCTATCCCGCCAAATACCAGGCCACTCATACCGCCGCCCAGATACTAAAGGACGCCGATCAGTTCATCGTTTCCCAGGAAACGGTGGACATCGCCGGGCGGATCACCGCGGTGCGGGGGCACGGCAAGGCCTCGTTCTTCCAGCTGTCCGATCCCAGCGGCAAGATCCAGTGCTACGCCAAGCTGGACATAGTGGGGGCCGAAGCCTACCAGGCCTTCAAGCTGTACGACATCGGCGACTTCGTGGGCGTCCAGGGCCCGGTGTTCAAGACCCACACCGGCGAGTTCACCGTCCAGGCCCAGAAGCTGACCCTGCTCTCCAAATCGCTGCTGCCCCTGCCGGAAAAATACCACGGCCTGCAGAACGTGGACACCCGGTTCCGCAAACGCTACCTGGACCTGATAGCCAACCCCGAGGTTAAGGAGCTGTTCATCAAAAGGACAAAATTCGTCAAATCCCTGCGGGATTTTCTGGACTCCAGGGGCTTCATGGAAGTGGAGACCCCGGTGATGGAGCTGGTTCCCGGCGGGGCCGACGCCCAGCCCTTCATCACCCATCACAACACTTTGGACCTGGACCTGTTCCTGCGGATCTCGCTGGAACTGCACCTTAAGCGCCTGATCGTGGGCGGTTACCCCAAGGTCTACGAGATAGGGCGGGTTTTCCGCAACGAGGGGATGAGCACCCAGCATCTGCAGGAGTTCACCTTAATGGAGTTCTACTGGGCCTACGTGGATTACCAGACGCTGATGGACTTCACTGAGGAGATGTACTGCCATATCATAAAAGAGACATTTGGGACGCTGGAGATAAAATACCAGGACCAAGTATTGAACTTCAACCGTCCCTGGCCCCGCTACGATTACCGCCAGCTGCTGATAGACAAGGCCGGGATAGACCTGGACAAATTCCCCACCGCCGAGTCACTTAAACCGGAGCTGGAGAAGCACGGCATCAAGCCCGACCCCAAGCTGGGCCGGGGCCGGCTGATAGACCAGCTCTACAAGAAGATGATCCGGCCCAGCCTGATCCAGCCCTGTTTCCTGATAGATCATCCCCTGGACATCTCGCCCCTAGCCAAGAAGCACGCCGATCGCCCCAATTACACCCAGCGCTTCCAGCCCATCTTCGCCGGGGCCGAGATCGGCAACGCCTTCTCGGAGCTGAACGACCCGCTGGACCAGCGGATCAGGTTCGAGGAGCAGGCCAGGCTAAGGGAAAAGGGCGACGCCGAGGCCCAGATGTACGACGCCGACTTTGTGGAAGCTTTGGAACACGGCATGCCCCCCTGCGGCGGGTTTGGGGTGGGGATAGACAGGTTCTTTGCCATCGTCAGCAACTCGGAGACGGTGCGCGAGGTGGTATTCTTCCCGACCATGAAACCGGAGTGA
- a CDS encoding nucleoside phosphorylase, whose translation MAFPNLKNKHAQEAMFAPRDFIAYQKKRGRGPSFKIPDGIILCYQPSLMKHILEKHKTTKTDEMCRGMLLLDETGGRVAVIGGFGFGAPAVVTRVEELIAWGVKKFISIGTAGTLQKNIKIGDLIVCDRAIRDEGTSYHYLKPAKYSCASRELTSKIKKTLDGLKFKYTTGTSWTIDAPYRETVAEARQYQKEGVATVEMEASALFAVAQYRKVELSALFTISDSLAEMQWKPKFHLKKTDRGLETIYKVALTALLD comes from the coding sequence ATGGCGTTTCCAAATCTAAAAAATAAGCACGCCCAGGAAGCGATGTTCGCCCCCCGTGACTTCATTGCCTATCAAAAAAAGAGGGGAAGGGGGCCAAGTTTCAAAATACCGGACGGGATCATCCTTTGCTACCAGCCGAGCTTGATGAAACACATCCTGGAAAAGCACAAGACCACCAAGACCGATGAAATGTGCCGGGGCATGCTTTTGCTGGATGAGACCGGTGGCCGGGTGGCCGTGATCGGCGGCTTTGGGTTTGGCGCTCCGGCGGTAGTGACGCGGGTGGAAGAATTAATAGCCTGGGGCGTTAAAAAGTTCATCTCCATTGGCACCGCCGGGACTTTGCAGAAGAATATCAAGATCGGCGACCTGATCGTTTGCGACAGGGCCATCAGGGACGAAGGAACGTCCTACCATTACCTGAAGCCGGCAAAATATTCCTGCGCTTCCAGGGAACTGACCTCTAAGATAAAAAAGACGCTGGATGGACTGAAATTCAAATATACGACCGGGACCAGCTGGACCATTGATGCCCCTTACCGGGAAACGGTGGCCGAGGCCAGGCAGTATCAGAAAGAGGGGGTGGCCACGGTGGAGATGGAGGCCTCCGCCTTGTTCGCTGTGGCGCAATACCGCAAGGTGGAATTGAGCGCCTTGTTCACCATCAGCGATTCTTTGGCTGAGATGCAATGGAAACCGAAATTCCATTTGAAAAAGACCGACCGTGGGTTGGAGACGATATACAAGGTGGCTTTAACGGCGCTGCTTGATTAG
- a CDS encoding M23 family metallopeptidase, which yields MKITFLPKDFMINICRKVNTNIESDFLVRAIRIKNTTPDTIVTNKIVFDIKIKGKIVKQMVYTSGCLKSLTKKLVERVARISSSPAQISQLILGTEKLWDNDNMSNETILKPGQETGILQEHFRILNQSPVDECVVSVHYLQAGKEKKAVSRIPIVKYENKNRYIFPLKGAWLAINNYDNIYIHRQCYGQEFAMDFIQITKDFKFCSKKKTANKDYPGYGKNIHAVAGGKVVDCFNDIPENPRGFGSRLPKHEWDRLREKCGFVAALAGNYIVLKHKGNEYSCYAHLIPGSLTVKNGQAVKQGQIIGRLGNSGNSDAPHLHFQLMNGPSILTGRGLPCRFNNLKDICGEPVPFIEENNSMVHAG from the coding sequence ATGAAGATAACTTTTCTTCCCAAGGATTTCATGATCAATATCTGCCGGAAGGTCAACACGAATATTGAGTCTGACTTTTTAGTGCGAGCGATAAGGATCAAGAATACGACACCAGATACTATTGTGACAAACAAAATAGTATTTGATATTAAGATAAAGGGCAAAATTGTAAAACAGATGGTCTATACCTCAGGATGTCTGAAATCTTTGACAAAAAAGCTTGTGGAAAGAGTGGCTCGCATTAGCAGTTCCCCGGCTCAAATATCTCAACTAATCTTAGGGACTGAAAAATTATGGGACAATGATAACATGTCCAATGAAACAATTTTAAAGCCAGGTCAGGAAACCGGCATTCTACAAGAACATTTTAGAATTCTCAATCAATCACCTGTTGATGAATGCGTTGTGTCGGTACATTATCTTCAAGCAGGTAAAGAGAAAAAGGCGGTTTCCAGGATCCCGATCGTTAAGTATGAGAATAAAAACAGATATATATTCCCGCTGAAGGGGGCATGGTTGGCTATCAACAATTACGACAATATTTATATACATCGCCAGTGCTATGGCCAGGAATTTGCCATGGACTTTATTCAGATCACCAAAGACTTCAAGTTCTGTTCAAAAAAGAAAACAGCCAACAAAGATTATCCAGGTTACGGAAAGAACATCCATGCCGTTGCTGGCGGCAAGGTGGTAGATTGCTTTAACGATATTCCTGAAAACCCCCGGGGATTTGGTTCCCGTCTGCCGAAACATGAATGGGACAGACTCCGCGAAAAATGTGGCTTTGTCGCTGCGTTGGCCGGCAATTATATAGTACTTAAGCATAAAGGGAATGAATATTCTTGCTATGCCCATTTGATCCCCGGAAGCTTAACAGTAAAAAATGGCCAGGCTGTAAAACAAGGGCAAATTATCGGACGATTGGGTAACTCAGGCAATTCCGATGCCCCGCATCTTCACTTTCAGTTAATGAATGGACCAAGCATATTGACTGGCCGGGGGTTGCCTTGCCGGTTCAATAATCTGAAGGACATTTGTGGAGAACCGGTGCCTTTCATCGAGGAAAACAATTCAATGGTGCATGCCGGATAG
- a CDS encoding NTP transferase domain-containing protein translates to MKAVIMAGGFGTRLRPLTCTLPKPMVPMVNRPMMEHIIRLLAGHGITEIVAVLFHQAQAISGYFGDGSGHGVKIEYLRPDADYGTAGAVGMARDLLQEPFIVISGDLLTDFDLSEIIKTHTDRKALATITLTRVQNPLEYGIVITEPDGRIVRFLEKPTWGQVFSDTINTGIYMFQPEIFDLIPKAKEFDFSQNLFPVLLQNNLPLYGHVASGYWRDVGNIAEYRQAHWDALKGNVKVDVDGDRLNLIGKDIWVGKGSSIQARNTNLSGAVILGRNVKVGEGTHLHDVVIGDNCQIGRNAFIEHSIVWADSTIGDSARVDGAIICDGARISEGAGIEQNAIISSQVQIGARAQVLENIKIWPGKVVDEDSILTSSLIWGDRWLKEFFAGPRVTGLANTEMTPEFAAKLGAAYGALLGQGALAATSRDGHPASRMINRALLAGLLSSGVNAEDLRSMPIPLLRYQLKSGKEMGGIHARKSPFDSKFVDIIFFDGDGKDLPPAKVKSLERLFLREDFKRAEPNDTGLLEFPERTIESYREGLLSYINTQAIKTAGFKIVIDYACGAASTIFPSILGELGLEVVALNAQLNPAKITKTKEDFEQSQAGLAEAVKSLKADIGFLLDSGAERVFLVDGRGRILSGDEALLAVSLLVMKGRAIRSIAVPVTASRVVDELAQKYGVKVLRSRIDNRSLMEMASGEEVGFIASRRAGFIFPEFQPAFDAMLTVCKILEMMALSQAKIEDLSSEIPQSFLARKNIACPWSKKGEVLRALIEDTKAHQEREMIDGLKLFFGRDWVQVIPDPYRELFHVNAEADSREQAEKMAEEYLSKITARLG, encoded by the coding sequence ATGAAAGCGGTGATAATGGCCGGAGGTTTCGGGACGCGGCTGCGCCCCCTGACCTGCACCCTGCCCAAGCCCATGGTGCCGATGGTAAACCGCCCGATGATGGAGCACATCATCCGGCTTTTGGCCGGACACGGCATCACCGAGATAGTGGCCGTGCTGTTCCACCAGGCCCAGGCCATCTCCGGCTATTTCGGGGACGGGTCCGGTCACGGGGTGAAGATAGAATACCTGAGGCCCGACGCCGACTACGGAACGGCCGGGGCGGTGGGCATGGCCCGGGACCTGCTGCAGGAGCCGTTCATAGTGATCTCCGGCGACCTGCTGACCGATTTTGACCTAAGCGAGATAATCAAGACCCATACCGACAGGAAGGCCCTGGCCACCATCACCCTGACCCGGGTCCAGAACCCGCTGGAATACGGGATCGTGATCACCGAGCCGGACGGGCGGATCGTGCGTTTCCTGGAAAAGCCCACCTGGGGCCAGGTCTTCTCGGACACCATCAACACCGGGATCTACATGTTCCAGCCGGAGATCTTTGACCTGATACCAAAGGCTAAGGAATTTGACTTCTCCCAGAACCTTTTCCCGGTGCTGCTTCAAAATAACCTGCCGCTGTACGGCCACGTGGCCTCGGGCTACTGGCGGGATGTGGGCAACATCGCGGAATACCGCCAGGCCCACTGGGATGCGCTTAAGGGCAATGTCAAGGTGGATGTGGACGGCGACCGGCTGAACCTGATCGGCAAGGACATCTGGGTGGGCAAGGGCTCCAGCATCCAGGCCAGGAACACCAATCTTTCCGGGGCCGTGATCCTGGGCAGGAACGTCAAAGTAGGCGAAGGCACCCATCTCCACGATGTGGTGATCGGCGACAACTGTCAGATAGGGCGGAACGCCTTCATCGAACACTCCATCGTCTGGGCGGACAGCACCATCGGGGACAGTGCCAGGGTGGACGGGGCCATCATCTGCGACGGGGCAAGGATCTCCGAGGGCGCGGGAATAGAACAGAATGCCATCATCAGCAGCCAGGTGCAGATCGGGGCCCGGGCCCAGGTGCTGGAGAACATCAAGATCTGGCCGGGCAAGGTGGTGGACGAGGACTCCATCCTGACCTCCAGCCTGATCTGGGGCGACCGCTGGCTGAAGGAATTCTTTGCCGGGCCGCGGGTGACCGGGCTGGCCAACACCGAGATGACGCCGGAGTTCGCGGCCAAGCTGGGGGCGGCCTACGGGGCCCTTTTGGGCCAGGGGGCCCTGGCGGCTACCAGCCGGGACGGGCACCCCGCCAGCCGGATGATAAACCGGGCCCTGCTGGCCGGACTGCTTTCCTCCGGGGTCAACGCCGAGGACCTGAGGTCCATGCCCATTCCCCTGCTGCGCTACCAGCTGAAATCAGGCAAGGAGATGGGCGGCATTCACGCCCGCAAATCGCCCTTCGATTCAAAATTCGTGGATATCATATTCTTTGACGGGGATGGCAAGGACCTGCCGCCCGCCAAGGTGAAAAGCCTGGAGAGGCTGTTCCTGCGCGAGGATTTCAAGCGGGCCGAGCCCAACGACACCGGACTGCTGGAGTTTCCCGAGAGGACCATCGAAAGCTACCGCGAAGGATTGCTTTCCTACATCAACACCCAGGCCATCAAAACGGCCGGCTTCAAGATAGTGATAGACTATGCCTGCGGGGCGGCATCCACCATCTTTCCCTCCATCCTGGGCGAACTGGGCCTGGAGGTCGTGGCCCTTAACGCCCAGCTCAACCCGGCCAAGATCACCAAGACCAAGGAGGATTTCGAGCAGTCCCAGGCCGGGCTGGCCGAGGCGGTGAAATCTCTCAAGGCCGACATCGGCTTTCTGCTGGACAGCGGGGCCGAGCGGGTGTTCCTGGTGGACGGCCGGGGCCGGATACTGAGCGGGGACGAAGCCCTGCTGGCCGTCTCGCTTTTGGTGATGAAGGGCCGGGCCATCAGATCCATAGCGGTGCCGGTGACCGCCTCCCGGGTGGTGGATGAGCTGGCCCAAAAATACGGAGTCAAGGTGCTGCGCAGCCGGATAGACAACCGGTCGCTGATGGAGATGGCTTCCGGGGAAGAGGTCGGATTCATCGCCAGCCGCCGGGCGGGCTTCATCTTCCCCGAGTTCCAGCCGGCCTTTGACGCCATGCTGACGGTCTGCAAGATCCTGGAGATGATGGCCCTTTCCCAGGCAAAGATAGAGGACCTTTCTTCCGAGATCCCCCAAAGCTTTTTGGCCAGGAAGAACATCGCCTGCCCCTGGAGCAAGAAAGGCGAGGTGCTGAGGGCGCTGATAGAGGACACCAAAGCGCACCAGGAACGGGAGATGATAGACGGGCTGAAGCTCTTCTTTGGTCGCGACTGGGTGCAGGTGATACCGGATCCCTACCGGGAGCTGTTCCACGTCAACGCCGAAGCGGACAGCCGGGAGCAGGCGGAGAAGATGGCTGAGGAGTATTTGAGCAAGATAACGGCCAGACTGGGCTGA